From one Rhodamnia argentea isolate NSW1041297 chromosome 1, ASM2092103v1, whole genome shotgun sequence genomic stretch:
- the LOC115748789 gene encoding homeobox-leucine zipper protein HDG11-like isoform X2, which yields MDFGGGSGGDHDGSDPQRRKKRYHRHTAHQIQRLEAMFKECPHPDEKQRMELSHELGLAPRQIKFWFQNRRTQMKAQHERADNCALRAENDRIRCENIVIREALRNVICPSCGTVPSGEDSYFDEQKLRLENAHLKEELDRVSSIAAKYIGRPISQLPPVQPIHIASLDLTMSSLGAHGLAGPSLDLDLLPGSSSSVPHFPFQAVVFSEMDKSLMADIAANALDEFLRLAQTDEPLWMKSTSDGRDTLNLESYERMFPRASSHLKNPDVRVEASRESRVVIMNGLALIDMFMDSNKWAELFPTIVSAAKTIEVVSPGLLTSQNGSLQLMYEELQVLSPLLPTREFYILRYCQQIEQGLWAIADVSFDLSRYDQFASQSRSQRLPSGCLIQDLPNGYSKVTWVEHVEIEDKAPIHRLYRDLIYSSLAFGAGRWIATLERMCERIACLMVTGSSTRSLGGVIPSPDGKRSMMKLAQRMVNNFCGSISMSSSRQQRWTTLSGSSEVGVRVALHKSTDPGQPNGVVLSAATTIWLPISPQNVFNFFKDERTRAQAYNTSQNNMLILQESCIDLSGSLIVYCPVDLPAINLAMSGEDPSYIPLLPSGFTISPDGGPDPGDGASSSSAAAAGQGSTGRSGGSLMTVEFQILVSSLPSAKLNLESVTTVNNLISTTVHQIKAALNCPGS from the exons atggaTTTCGGCGGGGGTTCCGGCGGGGACCACGACGGTTCCGACCCCCAGAGGAGGAAGAAGCGGTACCACCGCCATACTGCTCACCAGATTCAGAGGCTTGAAGC GATGTTCAAGGAATGTCCTCATCCAGATGAGAAGCAGCGGATGGAGTTGAGCCATGAATTAGGATTGGCTCCGAGACAGATTAAATTTTGGTTCCAAAATAGGAGAACCCAGATGAAG GCCCAGCATGAAAGGGCTGATAACTGTGCATTGAGGGCAGAAAACGATAGGATTCGATGCGAGAACATCGTGATAAGAGAGGCCTTGAGGAACGTCATTTGCCCGAGTTGTGGCACTGTGCCTTCAGGCGAAGATTCCTACTTCGATGAACAAAAACTGCGGCTGGAGAATGCACACTTGAAAGAAGAG CTCGATCGAGTTTCTAGCATTGCGGCCAAGTACATTGGGAGGCCAATTTCGCAACTCCCACCTGTTCAACCAATTCATATTGCTTCTCTGGATTTGACGATGAGTAGTCTCGGTGCCCATGGACTGGCAGGCCCTTCTCTTGACCTTGATCTACTTCCGGGCAGCTCATCTTCTGTGccacattttccttttcaagccGTTGTTTTCTCGGAAATGGATAAGTCACTAATGGCAGATATAGCAGCTAATGCTTTGGATGAATTTCTCAGGCTTGCTCAGACAGATGAGCCTTTATGGATGAAGTCTACTAGCGATGGGAGGGACACTCTCAATCTCGAAAGTTACGAGAGAATGTTTCCTAGAGCTAGTAGTCACCTAAAAAATCCAGATGTCCGTGTTGAGGCGTCTAGAGAATCACGTGTCGTGATAATGAATGGTTTGGCATTGATAGACATGTTTATGGACTCG AACAAATGGGCGGAGCTCTTTCCCACAATTGTTTCAGCTGCAAAAACAATCGAGGTGGTATCACCAGGACTGTTAACTAGTCAAAATGGCTCTTTGCAACTG ATGTATGAAGAATTGCAAGTTCTTTCACCGCTTTTACCAACTCGAGAGTTCTACATCCTCCGATACTGCCAACAGATTGAGCAAGGCTTGTGGGCTATAGCCGATGTTTCTTTTGACCTTTCAAGATACGACCAATTTGCTTCTCAAAGTAGATCTCAGAGACTCCCTTCAGGTTGCTTGATACAAGACCTTCCTAACGGGTATTCCAAG GTCACTTGGGTGGAACATGTGGAAATAGAAGACAAAGCCCCGATTCATCGGCTCTATAGAGACCTCATTTACAGCAGCTTAGCATTCGGAGCTGGACGATGGATTGCCACTTTGGAGAGAATGTGCGAGAGGATTGCCTGTCTAATGGTGACAGGTAGCTCAACTCGTTCCCTTGGAGGAG TAATTCCGTCTCCCGATGGAAAGAGAAGCATGATGAAACTGGCACAGAGGATGGTGAACAATTTCTGCGGCAGCATTAGCATGTCTTCTAGCAGGCAACAGCGTTGGACCACACTCTCCGGCTCAAGTGAGGTCGGGGTCCGGGTGGCTCTTCATAAGAGCACAGATCCAGGCCAACCTAATGGTGTTGTTCTTAGTGCAGCCACTACCATTTGGCTCCCGATTTCCCCACAAAAcgtctttaatttcttcaaagacGAAAGAACTCGAGCTCAG GCCTACAACACGAGTCAAAACAACATGCTGATACTCCAAGAAAGCTGCATCGACTTGTCGGGGTCTCTCATCGTGTACTGCCCGGTCGACCTGCCAGCAATCAACCTCGCGATGAGCGGGGAGGACCCCTCCTACATCCCTCTGCTCCCGTCAGGGTTCACGATCTCTCCCGATGGTGGGCCCGACCCTGGGGACGGGGCGTCGTCCAGCTCCGCTGCGGCAGCCGGACAGGGGTCGACCGGGCGCTCAGGGGGTTCGCTGATGACAGTGGAGTTCCAGATACTGGTGAGCAGCCTGCCGTCGGCGAAGCTGAACCTCGAGTCGGTGACCACTGTGAACAATCTTATCTCCACCACTGTGCACCAAATAAAGGCTGCCCTCAACTGTCCTGGCTCTTGA
- the LOC115748789 gene encoding homeobox-leucine zipper protein HDG11-like isoform X1 produces MDFGGGSGGDHDGSDPQRRKKRYHRHTAHQIQRLEAMFKECPHPDEKQRMELSHELGLAPRQIKFWFQNRRTQMKAQHERADNCALRAENDRIRCENIVIREALRNVICPSCGTVPSGEDSYFDEQKLRLENAHLKEELDRVSSIAAKYIGRPISQLPPVQPIHIASLDLTMSSLGAHGLAGPSLDLDLLPGSSSSVPHFPFQAVVFSEMDKSLMADIAANALDEFLRLAQTDEPLWMKSTSDGRDTLNLESYERMFPRASSHLKNPDVRVEASRESRVVIMNGLALIDMFMDSNKWAELFPTIVSAAKTIEVVSPGLLTSQNGSLQLMYEELQVLSPLLPTREFYILRYCQQIEQGLWAIADVSFDLSRYDQFASQSRSQRLPSGCLIQDLPNGYSKVTWVEHVEIEDKAPIHRLYRDLIYSSLAFGAGRWIATLERMCERIACLMVTGSSTRSLGGVIPSPDGKRSMMKLAQRMVNNFCGSISMSSSRQQRWTTLSGSSEVGVRVALHKSTDPGQPNGVVLSAATTIWLPISPQNVFNFFKDERTRAQWDVLSNGNAVQEVAHIANGSHPGNCISVLRAYNTSQNNMLILQESCIDLSGSLIVYCPVDLPAINLAMSGEDPSYIPLLPSGFTISPDGGPDPGDGASSSSAAAAGQGSTGRSGGSLMTVEFQILVSSLPSAKLNLESVTTVNNLISTTVHQIKAALNCPGS; encoded by the exons atggaTTTCGGCGGGGGTTCCGGCGGGGACCACGACGGTTCCGACCCCCAGAGGAGGAAGAAGCGGTACCACCGCCATACTGCTCACCAGATTCAGAGGCTTGAAGC GATGTTCAAGGAATGTCCTCATCCAGATGAGAAGCAGCGGATGGAGTTGAGCCATGAATTAGGATTGGCTCCGAGACAGATTAAATTTTGGTTCCAAAATAGGAGAACCCAGATGAAG GCCCAGCATGAAAGGGCTGATAACTGTGCATTGAGGGCAGAAAACGATAGGATTCGATGCGAGAACATCGTGATAAGAGAGGCCTTGAGGAACGTCATTTGCCCGAGTTGTGGCACTGTGCCTTCAGGCGAAGATTCCTACTTCGATGAACAAAAACTGCGGCTGGAGAATGCACACTTGAAAGAAGAG CTCGATCGAGTTTCTAGCATTGCGGCCAAGTACATTGGGAGGCCAATTTCGCAACTCCCACCTGTTCAACCAATTCATATTGCTTCTCTGGATTTGACGATGAGTAGTCTCGGTGCCCATGGACTGGCAGGCCCTTCTCTTGACCTTGATCTACTTCCGGGCAGCTCATCTTCTGTGccacattttccttttcaagccGTTGTTTTCTCGGAAATGGATAAGTCACTAATGGCAGATATAGCAGCTAATGCTTTGGATGAATTTCTCAGGCTTGCTCAGACAGATGAGCCTTTATGGATGAAGTCTACTAGCGATGGGAGGGACACTCTCAATCTCGAAAGTTACGAGAGAATGTTTCCTAGAGCTAGTAGTCACCTAAAAAATCCAGATGTCCGTGTTGAGGCGTCTAGAGAATCACGTGTCGTGATAATGAATGGTTTGGCATTGATAGACATGTTTATGGACTCG AACAAATGGGCGGAGCTCTTTCCCACAATTGTTTCAGCTGCAAAAACAATCGAGGTGGTATCACCAGGACTGTTAACTAGTCAAAATGGCTCTTTGCAACTG ATGTATGAAGAATTGCAAGTTCTTTCACCGCTTTTACCAACTCGAGAGTTCTACATCCTCCGATACTGCCAACAGATTGAGCAAGGCTTGTGGGCTATAGCCGATGTTTCTTTTGACCTTTCAAGATACGACCAATTTGCTTCTCAAAGTAGATCTCAGAGACTCCCTTCAGGTTGCTTGATACAAGACCTTCCTAACGGGTATTCCAAG GTCACTTGGGTGGAACATGTGGAAATAGAAGACAAAGCCCCGATTCATCGGCTCTATAGAGACCTCATTTACAGCAGCTTAGCATTCGGAGCTGGACGATGGATTGCCACTTTGGAGAGAATGTGCGAGAGGATTGCCTGTCTAATGGTGACAGGTAGCTCAACTCGTTCCCTTGGAGGAG TAATTCCGTCTCCCGATGGAAAGAGAAGCATGATGAAACTGGCACAGAGGATGGTGAACAATTTCTGCGGCAGCATTAGCATGTCTTCTAGCAGGCAACAGCGTTGGACCACACTCTCCGGCTCAAGTGAGGTCGGGGTCCGGGTGGCTCTTCATAAGAGCACAGATCCAGGCCAACCTAATGGTGTTGTTCTTAGTGCAGCCACTACCATTTGGCTCCCGATTTCCCCACAAAAcgtctttaatttcttcaaagacGAAAGAACTCGAGCTCAG TGGGATGTTCTCTCGAATGGCAATGCAGTTCAGGAGGTTGCACACATAGCAAATGGGTCACATCCTGGAAATTGCATATCTGTTCTAAGG GCCTACAACACGAGTCAAAACAACATGCTGATACTCCAAGAAAGCTGCATCGACTTGTCGGGGTCTCTCATCGTGTACTGCCCGGTCGACCTGCCAGCAATCAACCTCGCGATGAGCGGGGAGGACCCCTCCTACATCCCTCTGCTCCCGTCAGGGTTCACGATCTCTCCCGATGGTGGGCCCGACCCTGGGGACGGGGCGTCGTCCAGCTCCGCTGCGGCAGCCGGACAGGGGTCGACCGGGCGCTCAGGGGGTTCGCTGATGACAGTGGAGTTCCAGATACTGGTGAGCAGCCTGCCGTCGGCGAAGCTGAACCTCGAGTCGGTGACCACTGTGAACAATCTTATCTCCACCACTGTGCACCAAATAAAGGCTGCCCTCAACTGTCCTGGCTCTTGA